Genomic segment of Nocardiopsis mwathae:
CCGTGGACTGGACACCGGCCGCGGGGGTGAACCCGTCCGATGCCCCGGCCGATCGGAGCCTGGCGGTGCTGGGAGCAGAAGGCAACGGCTTCGGCGGCGCGGGCACGGCCTTCCCCGACCTGGCCGAGCTGGCGTCCACCCTGGACGACGGAACGCAGGCCCCCGACGTCGTCCTCGCCGTCGCCGAACCCCGCGGAACCGCCGATCCCGGAACGGGCGCGGCGACTCCGCAGGCGGTGCGCGCAGCGGCCCATCGGACGCTGGACCTGCTGCGCGCCTGGCTGAACGATGACCGGTTCGCCGCATCCCACCTGGTCATCGCCACACGGAACGCCGTGGTCGTCGACCCCGAGAACGACACGATCGACCTCGTCCAGGCCCCGCTGTGGGGGACGGTACGTGCCGCACAGGCGGAGAACCCCGGCAGGATCACCCTCGTGGACGTCGACGGCCGCGACGACCTCACGCCCCTCCTCCGCGCCCTGGCCGCCTCCGACGAGACCGAGGCGGCGGTGCGCGGCGGCACCGTGCACGTCCCCCGGCTCGCGCGGGCGAACCGACCGGGCCGACCGGGCACCGAGGGCGACACCGCCACTTGGACCCCAGACGGAACGGTGCTGGTCACCGGCGGTACGGGCGGGCTGGGCGCGCTGGTCGCCGAGCACCTGGTGCGCGAGCACGGGGTGCGGCACCTGCTGCTGACCAGCCGCCGCGGTATGGACGCGCCGGGAGCGGCCGAATTGCAGGCCGAACTGGCCGCGCTCGGCGCAGAGGCCACCATCGCCGCCTGTGACGTGGCCGACCGCGACGCGCTCGCCGCCCTGCTCACCGGCATCCCCGCCGATCACCCGCTGACCGGTGTCGTCCACGCCGCGGGCGTCGCCGACAACGGGCTCGTCACCGCGCTGACCCGCGAACAGCTCGACACCGTGCTGCGCCCCAAAGCCGACGCCGCCTGGCACCTGCACGAACTCACCCGCCACCTCGACCTGTCGGCCTTCGTGCTCTTCTCCTCCACCGGCGGCATGCTGCTCGCCGCGGGGCAGGCCGGGTACGCGACCGCCAACGTCTTCCTCGACGCACTGGCCCGGCACCGGCGGTCCACCGGACTGCCCGCGACCTCCCTGGCCTTCGGGCTGTGGAGCATCGACACCGGCATGGCGGGCGAACTCGGCGAGGCCGACCTGCAGCGGATGAACCGCCTGGGCCTGCCCGCTCTCTCCACCGACGAGGGCCTGTCCCTCTTCGACGACGCCGTCGCCGACGACGCGGCCGTGCTCATCCCCACCAAGGTCGACATGGCAGCGCTGCGCGCCCGCGCCGACGAACTGCCCGCCCTGCTGCGCGGACTGGTCCCGGCCCGCGCCCGGCAGGCGCGGCAGGCCGCGGCGGGCGGCGGCACCCCCGGTTCACCATCGACCCTGGAGCAGCGGCTGGCCACGCTGGACCCTGAGGCGCGCGACCGCATTCTGCTCGACCTGGTGAGCACACACGTCGCCACCGTCCTCGGGCACGCGTCGGCCGACGCGATCGACCCGGACCGCCCCTTCCAGGAGCTCGGCTTCGACTCGCTCGCCGCCGTGGAGCTGCGCAACACCCTGAACACCTCCACCGGTCTGCGCCTGCCCGCGACCCTCCTCTTCGACTACCCGACCTCCCGGCAGGTCGCCCTGCACCTCGCGTCCTTCTTCACCGCCACCCGGACCGTGCCCGCGGCTGCGGTGGCGGCGACGGCCGCACCCGATGACGACCCGATCGTCATCGTGGGCATGGGCTGCCGCTTCCCGGGCGGCGTGGAGACCCCCGACGACCTGTGGCAGCTGGTGGTCGACGGCCGTGACACCGTGTCGGCCTTCCCCACCGACCGGGGCTGGGACATCGAGGGCACCTTCGACCCCGAGCCGGGCACCCCCGGGAAGAACTACGCGCGCGAGGGCAGCTTCCTCTACGACGCCGCCGACTTCGACCCCGCGTTCTTCAACATCAGCCCCCGCGAAGCACTGACGATGGACCCCCAGCAGCGGCTGCTGCTGGAAACGTCCTGGGAGGCCTTCGAACGCGCCGGAATCGACCCGGCCACACTCAAGGGCAGCGCGACCGGCGTGTTCACCGGGATGATGTACCACGACTACGCGGCCAACAGCAGCACCGGCTCCATCGCCTCCGGGCGCATCGCCTACACGTTCGGCCTGGAAGGCCCGGCGGTCACCGTCGACACCGCGTGCTCGTCCTCCCTGGTCGCGCTGCACTGGGCGATCCAGTCGCTGCGGTCCGGGGAAAGCTCGCTGGCGCTCGTCGGAGGTGTGGCGGTGATGGCCACCCAGGAGATGTTCGTCGAGTTCAGCCACCAGCGCGGGCTCGCCGTCGACGGCCGGTCCAAGGCGTTCGCGGCGGCCGCCGACGGCGCCGGGTGGGGTGAAGGCGCCGGTGTCCTCATCGTCGAGCGGTTGAGCGACGCCGAACGCAACGGCCACCGGGTGCTCGCCGTCATCCGCGCCAGCGCACTCAACCAGGACGGCGCCAGCAACGGCCTGACCGCCCCCAACGGACCCGCGCAGCAGCGGGTCATCCGCCAGGCGCTGGCCAGTGGTGGGTTGACCCCCGCCGAGGTCGACGCGGTGGAGGCGCACGGGACCGGGACGACGCTGGGCGACCCGATCGAGGCGCAGGCCCTCATTGCCACCTACGGGCAGGAGCGGCCGCAGAGCGGTGAGCCGCTGTGGCTCGGCTCGATCAAGTCCAACATCGGGCACACCCAGGCGGCGGCGGGCATCGCCGGCGTCATCAAGACGGTGATGGGGCTCCGCTACGGGCTGCTGCCCAAGACCCTGCACATCGACGCGCCCACCCCCGAGGTCGACTGGTCGGCGGGAGCGGTGGAGCTGCTGACCGAAGCGCGGCCGTGGCCGTCGACCGACCGCCCGCGCCGGGCCGCCGTCTCCTCCTTCGGCGCCAGCGGCACCAACGCCCACGTGGTCCTCGAACAGGCGCCGATGGGCCAGGCACTGCAGGCGGTTGCCGACGCCGACACCGACACGGGGGACGGCACCGGCGGTCGTGCGTCGGCAGCGGAAGCGGTGCCCGTACTCGTGTCCGCCAAGAGCACCGAGGCGCTGCGCGCACAGGCCGCGAAGCTGCGCTCGCACATCGTCCAGCACAGTGACCCGAACACGTTCGACCTGGCCGACCTGACGAACACCGCCTACTCGCTGGCCACGACCCGCGTCCCGATGGAGCACCGCGGAGTCGTGGTGGCGGGGGACCACGGTGAGCTGCTGGAGGGACTGTCCGGACTGGCCGCAGGTGAGCCCGCGGGTGGGGTCGTTCAAGGCGTGGCCCGTACCGGAGGATCGACCGCGTTTCTCTTCACCGGGCAGGGTGCGCAGCGTGTGGGGATGGGTCGGGAGCTGTACGGCAGGTTCCCGGCGTTCCGTGAGGCGTTCGACGCGGTGTGCGCCGAGCTCGACACGCACCTGGACCGCCCGCTCAAGGAGGTGGTGTGGGCGGAGGAAGGCTCGGACGACGTCGGGCTGCTGGACCGGACGGCCTACACGCAGACGGCGCTGTTCGCGATCGAGGTCGCCCTGTTCCGCCTGGTCGAGTCGTGGGGGATCACGCCGGACTTCCTGGCCGGGCATTCGGTCGGTGAGCTGGCGGCCGCGCATGTGTCCGGGGTGCTGTCGCTTGCCGATGCGTGCGCGCTGGTGGCGGCGCGGGGGCGGTTGATGCAGGCGCTGCCTGCGGGCGGGGCGATGGTGGCGGTCCAGGCGACCGAGGGGGAGGTCGCCCCGGTTCTCGCGGAGGTGGCCGACCGGGTGAGCATCGCGGCCCTGAACGGCCCGGCCTCGGTGGTGGTCTCCGGTGCCGAGGACGCGGTTCTCGCGGTGGCCGACCGCTTCAAGGGGGAGGGTCGCAAGACCAGCCGCTTGACGGTGTCCCACGCCTTCCACTCTCCGTTGATGGAGCCGATGCTGGAGGAGTTCCGTTCGGTCGCTGAAGGCCTCACCTACGACCCGCCGTCGATCCCGATCGTGTCCAATGTGACCGGTTCGCTCTCCTCTGCCGTTGATCTCGGGGATATCGGGGGAAAGACCGGCGCTGATACCCCGATATCTCCGAGATCATCGGGGGGTGTGGCCTCGGCGGAGTATTGGGTGCGGCATGTGCGGGAGGCGGTGCGGTTCGCCGACGGGATCCGCGCCCTGGAGGCCGAAGGCGTCACGACCTTTGTCGAGCTCGGCCCCGACGGTGTGCTGTCGGGGATGGGCCAGGACTGCGTCACCGGCGACGCCGATGTCGCGTTCTTCCCGGTCCTACGCAAGGACCGCGGCGAGGAGCGCGAACTGGTCACCGGTCTCGGTGTGCTGCACGCCCGGGGTACGGCGGTGGACTGGGAGGCGTTCTTCGCGGGTCGCGGCGCCGATCGCGTCGACTTGCCCACCTACGCCTTCCAACGGGAACGCTTCTGGCTGAACTCCGAGGGCGACGAGTCCGGCAGCGTCGGGTTCGCCGGGCTGGAGACGGTCGACCACCCGCTGCTCAGTGCCGCCGTCGCCATCCCGGAGTCCGGGGGCAGGGTCCTCACCGGCCGCCTTGCCGTGGGCACCCAGCAGTGGCTCGCCGATCACGACATCCTCGGCACCGCGGTGCTTCCACCGGCGGCACTCGTCGAACTGGCGGTCCGCGCAGGGGACGAGGTCGGTTGCGCCACCGTGGCCGAGCTGGCCGTGGAGGTACCGCTGGTCCTTCCCGAGCGCGGTGGTGTCGCCCTGCAGGTGGCTGTGGGCGGCTCGCAGGAGTCGGGGGCCCGGCCCATCTCCATCTACTCGCGCGCCGAGGACGCCGTACCGGACGCTCCCTGGACGCGGCACGCCACGGGCGTCCTCGGCTCCTCCGCCGACACCGCTCCGGCACCTCTCGCGGAGTGGCCGCCGTCCGGCGCCACCGCCATCGATGCCGACGACACCTACAAGCGCCTGTTCACCGCCGGGTACGGGCACGGCCCGGTGTTCCAGGGGCTCCGGTCGGCGTGGCAGGCGGGGGACGACCTGTTCGCCGAGGTCGCCCTGCCCGACGACGGGGATGCCGCCGCCTTCGGCCTGCACCCCGCCCTGCTCGACGCGGCGCTCCACACCGGGCTGCTCGACGGGGGTGGCGACGACGGTGACGGGATCGTCCTCCCCACCTCCTGGAAGGGGGTGACCCTGCACGCCACCGGCGCCGCGGCCGCCCGGGTCCGGCTCACCGCCGCGAGTGAGGACGGGGGCAGGAAGCTGATGATCGCCGACGCCGCGGGGCGGCCGGTCCTGACGGCCGAGGCGGTCGCGTTCCGACGGGTCTCCGCCGATCGGCTCAGAGCGACCGGCGGCGTCCGCGACGACGCGCTGTTCCGGATCGCCTGGGAACCGGTTTCCTCCGGCAGCACCGCCGCGGCGGCCCCGGCACCTGGAGGCTGGGCGGTCGTCGGCTCCGATGCGCTGGGCCTCGGTGGCGACGTGCCGGTGTTCGCCGACATCCCCGCACTGCTGGACGCCGTCGGCGACGGCGCGTCGGTGCCGGGCACGGTGCTGCTCGCCACGGCCCCGCCGACCGGGCACGCGGGAGAGGCGGACGCGGATCCCGCGGCTGTGCACGGCGCGGCCGCGGCCACCCTCGCGTTCCTCCGAACCTGGTTGGCCGAACCCCGCTGTGCCGACTCCAAGCTCGTGGTCGTCACCCGAGACGCGGTGTCCACCACCGGCGAAGCGGCGCCGAACCTGGTCGGTGCCGCGATCCGGGGCCTGATCCGCTCGGCGGAGTCGGAGAATCCCGACCGGTTCATGCTGCTGGACGTGGACTCCGCCGACTCCTCCTGTGAGGCGCTGCTCACCACCACGGCCCTGGACGAACCCGAGGTCGCGCTGCGCGACGGAACGGCCCTGGCGCCCCGGCTCACCCGGGCCGCCGCACCCACCTTGTCCGATGACGCCTC
This window contains:
- a CDS encoding SDR family NAD(P)-dependent oxidoreductase is translated as MNNEKKLLDYLKRATADLREARKRIAETERRDHEPIAIVGMACRYPGDVASPDDLWRLVAEGRDAVSEFPTDRGWDTDALYDPEPGTPGKSYTREGGFLHDAAAFDADFFGISPREAKETDPQQRLLLEVAWEAFESAGIDPSSLRGSPTGVFAGMMYHDYAGGSATGSITSGRLSYTFGLEGPSVSVDTACSSSLVALHLAAQSLRRGECTLALAGGVTVMATPETIVEFSRQRGLAADGRCKSFSATADGTGWSEGAGILIAERLSDARRHGHPVLAVVRGTAVNQDGASSGLTAPNGPAQQRVIAQALAAAGLTPADVDAVEAHGTGTTLGDPIEAQALIATYGRNRPQDRPLRLGSIKSNIGHAQAAAGVGGIIKMIMAMRHGLLPRTLHLEEPNPQVEWSDGAVELLRQAHPWPATDHPRRAGVSSFGISGTNAHVVLEEAPSGRREPDTDLRDGEADATAAPDPADDARPAVRGPVVPWLISAKTPAALRAQAERLHAFARRDGDGTDPDPFDVGFSLATTRATLDHRAVVVGADREDLLRGLHAVAADTAAPNVVRGSASEGRTAFLFSGQGAQRVGMGRELHAAFPAFAEAFDAVCAELDTHLDRPLKEVVWAVEGSDEAGLLDRTAYTQTALFAVEVALFRLVESWGIKPDYLAGHSVGELAAAHVAGVLSLADACALVAARGRLMQALPAGGAMVAVQATEGEVAPVLAEVADRVSIAALNGPASVVVSGAEDAVLAVADRFREQGRKTSRLTVSHAFHSPLMEPMLEEFRSVAEGLTYDPPSIPIVSNVTGSLSSAVDLGDIGGKTGADAPISPRSSGDVASAEYWVRHVREAVRFADGIHALEAEGVTRFLELGPDGVLTAMAQGCVESADALLVPAARKDRGEVTALFTAVGALHADGASVDWARVFTGRGKRVDLPTYAFQRERFWMNSVATPGGQGDVRSVGLGPTDHPLLGAAVRVADSDGVVLSGRLAVGTQPWLADHRIGETILFPGTGFVELAIRAGDEVGCGLVEEITLEAPLTLPERGGVALQVVVGDPDGSGTRNVAVYSQREDDLAGEDGWTRHASGILAPGADAPAADLGEWPPNATPVPVEDAYDRLTGDGYGYGPVFRGLRAAWRSGDDLFAEVALPEHAHEDAARFGLHPALMDAALHVGLLEDKGDGETLLPFAWNRVCLHAVGATALRVRISLLGQGRESLTMTDTTGRPVLSVQTQVTRPVDAGGLTAAAGSKRHDALFTVDWTPAAGVNPSDAPADRSLAVLGAEGNGFGGAGTAFPDLAELASTLDDGTQAPDVVLAVAEPRGTADPGTGAATPQAVRAAAHRTLDLLRAWLNDDRFAASHLVIATRNAVVVDPENDTIDLVQAPLWGTVRAAQAENPGRITLVDVDGRDDLTPLLRALAASDETEAAVRGGTVHVPRLARANRPGRPGTEGDTATWTPDGTVLVTGGTGGLGALVAEHLVREHGVRHLLLTSRRGMDAPGAAELQAELAALGAEATIAACDVADRDALAALLTGIPADHPLTGVVHAAGVADNGLVTALTREQLDTVLRPKADAAWHLHELTRHLDLSAFVLFSSTGGMLLAAGQAGYATANVFLDALARHRRSTGLPATSLAFGLWSIDTGMAGELGEADLQRMNRLGLPALSTDEGLSLFDDAVADDAAVLIPTKVDMAALRARADELPALLRGLVPARARQARQAAAGGGTPGSPSTLEQRLATLDPEARDRILLDLVSTHVATVLGHASADAIDPDRPFQELGFDSLAAVELRNTLNTSTGLRLPATLLFDYPTSRQVALHLASFFTATRTVPAAAVAATAAPDDDPIVIVGMGCRFPGGVETPDDLWQLVVDGRDTVSAFPTDRGWDIEGTFDPEPGTPGKNYAREGSFLYDAADFDPAFFNISPREALTMDPQQRLLLETSWEAFERAGIDPATLKGSATGVFTGMMYHDYAANSSTGSIASGRIAYTFGLEGPAVTVDTACSSSLVALHWAIQSLRSGESSLALVGGVAVMATQEMFVEFSHQRGLAVDGRSKAFAAAADGAGWGEGAGVLIVERLSDAERNGHRVLAVIRASALNQDGASNGLTAPNGPAQQRVIRQALASGGLTPAEVDAVEAHGTGTTLGDPIEAQALIATYGQERPQSGEPLWLGSIKSNIGHTQAAAGIAGVIKTVMGLRYGLLPKTLHIDAPTPEVDWSAGAVELLTEARPWPSTDRPRRAAVSSFGASGTNAHVVLEQAPMGQALQAVADADTDTGDGTGGRASAAEAVPVLVSAKSTEALRAQAAKLRSHIVQHSDPNTFDLADLTNTAYSLATTRVPMEHRGVVVAGDHGELLEGLSGLAAGEPAGGVVQGVARTGGSTAFLFTGQGAQRVGMGRELYGRFPAFREAFDAVCAELDTHLDRPLKEVVWAEEGSDDVGLLDRTAYTQTALFAIEVALFRLVESWGITPDFLAGHSVGELAAAHVSGVLSLADACALVAARGRLMQALPAGGAMVAVQATEGEVAPVLAEVADRVSIAALNGPASVVVSGAEDAVLAVADRFKGEGRKTSRLTVSHAFHSPLMEPMLEEFRSVAEGLTYDPPSIPIVSNVTGSLSSAVDLGDIGGKTGADTPISPRSSGGVASAEYWVRHVREAVRFADGIRALEAEGVTTFVELGPDGVLSGMGQDCVTGDADVAFFPVLRKDRGEERELVTGLGVLHARGTAVDWEAFFAGRGADRVDLPTYAFQRERFWLNSEGDESGSVGFAGLETVDHPLLSAAVAIPESGGRVLTGRLAVGTQQWLADHDILGTAVLPPAALVELAVRAGDEVGCATVAELAVEVPLVLPERGGVALQVAVGGSQESGARPISIYSRAEDAVPDAPWTRHATGVLGSSADTAPAPLAEWPPSGATAIDADDTYKRLFTAGYGHGPVFQGLRSAWQAGDDLFAEVALPDDGDAAAFGLHPALLDAALHTGLLDGGGDDGDGIVLPTSWKGVTLHATGAAAARVRLTAASEDGGRKLMIADAAGRPVLTAEAVAFRRVSADRLRATGGVRDDALFRIAWEPVSSGSTAAAAPAPGGWAVVGSDALGLGGDVPVFADIPALLDAVGDGASVPGTVLLATAPPTGHAGEADADPAAVHGAAAATLAFLRTWLAEPRCADSKLVVVTRDAVSTTGEAAPNLVGAAIRGLIRSAESENPDRFMLLDVDSADSSCEALLTTTALDEPEVALRDGTALAPRLTRAAAPTLSDDASIGLDVEGTVLVTGGTGGLGALVAEHLVREHGVRHLLLTSRRGMDAPGAAELQAELAALGAGATIAACDVADRDALAELLDTIPAEHPLTGVIHTAGVLDDGVIGSLTSERMANVLRPKVDAARHLHDLTRDTESLSLFLLFSSVAGTLGGPGQGNYAVANAYLDALAVHRRSLGLPGMSLAWGLWGLGDGGMAGSLGDSDLRRMNRSGITPMSADQGLELLDAALGTDGGVLLPVLLDLATLRAQAGTGLLPPALYGVVPVPVRQAAAQGGGTSGTGVGAPLADRLARMSAPERDDFLMELVAKHVAAVLGHAASTRVEPDRAFSELGFDSLAAVELRNRLNAATGLRMPATLLFDHPTSRQVAGFIRSEASPEEADSAQPVLAELDRLGAALTTLASSGDDGGEHAKITARLETLLRTWQDAHAGTTAEEAPESDFAEASDDELFAVLDNELGTP